In Halosegnis marinus, one genomic interval encodes:
- the htpX gene encoding zinc metalloprotease HtpX, translating into MEWKADWGLRGRMFLTMFLLFALYIVFVGAMAVFFPGRIFPILVVMTLFLGAQFLFSDKLALYSMGASEVSEEEYPRLHATVSRLAQQADLPKPKVAVADSRVPNAFATGRSRKSSAVCVTTGIMDTLTEEELEGVIAHELAHIKNRDVAVMTVASFLSTIAFLIVRWGWLFGGGRDRGGNQAPVIVAIVASLVVWIVSFLLIRALSRYREFSADRGGAVITGKPAALASALLKISGKMDQVPKEDLRDQAEMNAFFVIPIKSGVVGRLFSTHPSTEKRVERLQELERELETQ; encoded by the coding sequence ATGGAGTGGAAAGCGGACTGGGGGCTGCGCGGCAGGATGTTCCTCACGATGTTCCTGCTGTTCGCCCTCTACATCGTCTTCGTCGGAGCCATGGCCGTGTTCTTCCCCGGCCGTATCTTCCCGATACTGGTCGTGATGACCCTGTTCCTCGGCGCACAGTTCCTCTTCTCCGACAAGCTGGCGCTCTACTCGATGGGCGCGAGCGAGGTGTCGGAGGAGGAGTACCCACGGCTGCACGCGACCGTCTCGCGGCTGGCCCAGCAGGCCGACCTGCCGAAACCTAAGGTGGCGGTCGCGGACTCGCGGGTGCCGAACGCCTTCGCCACGGGCCGGTCGCGCAAGTCGAGCGCCGTCTGCGTGACGACCGGCATCATGGACACGCTGACCGAGGAGGAGCTGGAGGGTGTCATCGCCCACGAACTCGCGCACATCAAGAACCGCGACGTGGCCGTGATGACCGTCGCCTCCTTCCTCTCGACCATCGCCTTCCTCATCGTCCGGTGGGGATGGCTGTTCGGCGGCGGGCGCGACCGCGGCGGCAATCAGGCGCCGGTCATCGTCGCCATCGTCGCGTCGCTGGTCGTGTGGATCGTCTCGTTCCTGCTCATCCGCGCGCTCTCGCGGTACCGGGAGTTCTCCGCGGACCGCGGCGGTGCGGTCATCACGGGCAAGCCCGCGGCGCTCGCCTCGGCCCTGCTGAAGATCAGCGGGAAGATGGACCAGGTGCCGAAGGAGGACCTCCGCGACCAGGCCGAGATGAACGCGTTCTTCGTCATCCCCATCAAGTCGGGCGTGGTCGGGCGGCTGTTCTCGACGCATCCCTCGACGGAGAAGCGCGTCGAACGGCTCCAGGAACTGGAACGCGAGCTCGAAACGCAGTAA
- the pspAB gene encoding PspA-associated protein PspAB — MGLLDTIRQALGLAAEADATRAADPEDLFALSTAYVTMEAELDYEPAGEAALCFSGVDSTAFAAARDEVDAVLDAGEAETGTAFEFRTDAHGYDWVVLADEDFEDLVTSAHFAADTMIEAGFGSRLLAAAFAFDHTRTGATGYWLYSFRRGSYYPFVPSGGRERDSSAEFKLESVLDGELTVEDDKGYWYPLWPEGDAYPWGRPLAAERERETN; from the coding sequence ATGGGGCTGCTCGACACCATCCGGCAGGCGCTGGGGCTGGCCGCGGAGGCCGACGCGACCCGCGCCGCCGACCCCGAGGACCTGTTCGCGCTCTCGACCGCGTACGTGACGATGGAGGCCGAACTCGACTACGAGCCGGCCGGCGAGGCCGCGCTCTGCTTCTCGGGGGTGGACTCGACGGCCTTCGCCGCGGCCCGCGACGAGGTCGACGCGGTCCTCGACGCGGGCGAGGCGGAGACGGGCACCGCCTTCGAGTTCCGCACGGACGCGCACGGCTACGACTGGGTCGTCCTCGCCGACGAGGACTTCGAGGACCTCGTGACGAGCGCGCACTTCGCCGCCGACACGATGATAGAGGCCGGCTTCGGCTCCAGACTGCTCGCGGCGGCGTTCGCGTTCGACCACACGCGGACGGGCGCGACCGGCTACTGGCTCTACTCGTTCCGGCGCGGGAGCTACTACCCGTTCGTGCCGAGCGGGGGCCGCGAGCGCGACTCGTCGGCGGAGTTCAAGCTCGAGTCCGTGCTCGATGGCGAACTCACGGTCGAGGACGACAAGGGGTACTGGTACCCGCTGTGGCCCGAGGGGGACGCGTACCCGTGGGGTCGCCCGCTCGCCGCCGAACGCGAACGCGAGACGAACTAA
- the radA gene encoding DNA repair and recombination protein RadA, with translation MAASQDLEDLPGVGPATADKLQENGYDSYQSIAVASPAELSNKADVGESSASDIINAAREAADIGGFETGSSVLARREEIGKLEWLIPEIDDMLGGGVETQSITEVYGEFGAGKSQVTHQLAVNVQLQAEQGGLHGRCVFIDSEDTFRPERIDEMVRGLDDDVIDAELEHREIEGSAADEEALEALVEDVLDKIHVAKAFNSNHQILLAEKALEISKEHEDDEYPVRLLCVDSLTAHFRAEYVGRGELANRQQKLNKHLHDLDRVGNLYNAAVLVTNQVQSNPDAFFGDPTKPIGGNILGHKSTFRMYLKKSKGNKRIVKLVDAPNLPDGEAVMRVENAGLKPE, from the coding sequence ATGGCCGCAAGTCAAGACCTCGAGGACCTCCCCGGCGTCGGACCCGCGACGGCGGACAAGCTCCAGGAGAACGGCTACGACTCCTATCAGTCCATCGCCGTCGCGTCGCCCGCCGAACTGTCGAACAAGGCCGACGTCGGCGAGTCCTCGGCCTCCGACATCATCAACGCCGCCCGCGAGGCCGCAGACATCGGTGGCTTCGAGACCGGCTCCAGCGTACTCGCGCGCCGCGAGGAGATCGGCAAGCTGGAGTGGCTCATCCCGGAGATCGACGACATGCTCGGCGGCGGCGTCGAGACGCAGTCCATCACCGAGGTGTACGGCGAGTTCGGCGCCGGCAAGTCGCAGGTCACCCACCAGCTCGCGGTAAACGTCCAGCTCCAGGCCGAGCAGGGCGGCCTCCACGGCCGCTGTGTGTTCATCGACTCGGAGGACACGTTCCGCCCCGAGCGCATCGACGAGATGGTGCGCGGGCTCGACGACGACGTCATCGACGCGGAGCTCGAACACCGCGAGATAGAAGGGAGCGCCGCCGACGAGGAGGCGCTGGAGGCGCTCGTCGAGGACGTCCTCGACAAGATCCACGTCGCGAAGGCGTTCAACTCCAACCACCAGATACTCCTCGCGGAGAAGGCGCTGGAGATATCGAAGGAACACGAGGACGACGAGTACCCCGTCCGCCTGCTGTGTGTGGACTCGCTCACCGCGCACTTCCGCGCCGAGTACGTCGGTCGCGGCGAACTCGCGAACCGCCAGCAGAAGCTCAACAAGCACCTCCACGACCTCGACCGCGTCGGGAACCTCTACAACGCGGCCGTGCTCGTCACGAACCAGGTGCAGTCGAACCCGGACGCCTTCTTCGGCGACCCGACCAAGCCCATCGGCGGCAACATCCTCGGGCACAAGTCCACGTTCCGGATGTACCTCAAGAAGTCGAAGGGGAACAAGCGCATCGTGAAGCTCGTCGACGCGCCGAACCTCCCCGACGGCGAGGCCGTCATGCGCGTCGAGAACGCGGGGCTCAAGCCCGAGTAG
- a CDS encoding protein-L-isoaspartate O-methyltransferase family protein gives MDPAVLRDDMVDSLEHEAKGVVRSERVSAAMRAVPREPFVNDESVAYADRTDERLGTRVLAPSDAARLLEAVAPEPDDTVLVVGVGVGYTAAVIAEVVGARNVHAVDIDRRLVYEARSNLREAGYEAVLVDCRDGTDGLPEYAPYDRVLVEAAAIEPPRRLLAQLADDGRLVLPLGGSTQTLTVVGPEGGDRERLGMVAFAPMLVEGEQASTLERNRTRREDSEHARRAAERRRGWEQEWIDWDDAL, from the coding sequence ATGGACCCGGCGGTACTGCGCGACGACATGGTGGACAGCCTCGAACACGAGGCGAAGGGCGTCGTCCGCAGCGAGCGCGTCTCCGCGGCGATGCGGGCGGTCCCCCGCGAGCCGTTCGTGAACGACGAGTCGGTCGCGTACGCCGACCGCACGGACGAACGACTGGGGACGCGCGTGCTCGCCCCCTCCGACGCGGCCCGCCTGCTCGAAGCCGTCGCGCCCGAGCCGGACGACACCGTCCTCGTGGTCGGCGTCGGCGTCGGCTACACCGCGGCCGTCATCGCGGAGGTGGTCGGCGCGCGCAACGTCCACGCCGTCGATATCGACCGCCGGCTCGTGTACGAGGCGCGCTCGAACCTCCGCGAAGCGGGCTACGAGGCCGTCCTCGTCGACTGCCGCGACGGGACCGACGGCCTCCCCGAGTACGCCCCCTACGACCGCGTCCTCGTGGAAGCCGCCGCCATCGAGCCGCCGCGCCGCCTGCTCGCGCAGTTGGCCGACGACGGCCGTCTCGTTCTTCCCTTAGGGGGGAGCACGCAGACGCTCACGGTCGTCGGTCCGGAGGGCGGCGACCGCGAACGGCTGGGCATGGTCGCGTTCGCGCCGATGCTCGTGGAGGGCGAACAGGCGTCCACGCTCGAACGCAACCGCACCCGCCGCGAGGACTCCGAACACGCCCGCCGCGCCGCCGAGCGCCGCCGCGGCTGGGAACAGGAGTGGATCGACTGGGACGACGCGCTCTGA
- a CDS encoding peptidase, with product MTVVVTGYEPFGEFDRNPSAAVAERVDGATVRGESVVGRVLPVEFDGIRAELTALLDEHDPDLLVATGLAGGTPGIRVERVGVNVADAVTTPDNAERDPADERIAGGPAAYFATLPTTAVVAELLDAGIPARLSNTAGTHLCNDALYTGRHLVETEGYDARVGFVHLPFDPEGAVAQGRENGATRGGSVPASLPLDVQERAIRLAIGTGL from the coding sequence GTGACCGTCGTCGTCACCGGCTACGAGCCGTTCGGCGAGTTCGACCGCAACCCCAGCGCCGCCGTCGCCGAGCGCGTGGACGGCGCGACCGTCCGCGGCGAGTCGGTCGTCGGCCGCGTCCTCCCGGTCGAGTTCGACGGGATCCGGGCGGAACTGACCGCGCTCCTCGACGAGCACGACCCCGACCTGCTCGTGGCGACGGGCCTCGCGGGCGGCACGCCCGGTATCCGGGTCGAGCGCGTCGGCGTCAACGTCGCGGACGCGGTGACGACGCCCGACAACGCCGAGCGCGACCCCGCGGACGAGCGCATCGCCGGCGGGCCGGCGGCCTACTTCGCGACCCTACCGACGACCGCCGTCGTGGCGGAACTGCTCGACGCGGGCATCCCCGCGCGGCTGTCGAACACGGCCGGCACCCACCTCTGTAACGACGCGCTGTACACGGGCCGCCACCTCGTCGAGACGGAGGGGTACGACGCCCGCGTCGGCTTCGTCCACCTCCCCTTCGACCCGGAGGGGGCCGTGGCGCAGGGGCGGGAGAACGGAGCGACACGGGGTGGGTCGGTACCGGCGAGCTTGCCGCTCGACGTGCAGGAACGGGCGATACGGCTCGCGATAGGGACCGGCCTGTAG